A single window of Nitrospira sp. DNA harbors:
- a CDS encoding fibronectin type III domain-containing protein, with protein MLVTLAVMLIGSGMLLSEAQALQASPTSLTFQAVQGGPNPPSKTVKVYKSSSRKVSWSGKDNAGWLSLSPTSGTLGSSTLLTVSVNISGLAAGTYSGTVTITTSRGSTVAIPVTLKLSAATSSTTTGTTAVLAWNANAESDLAGYKVYSGTSSGRYGAPVDVGKSTSYQFSNLKLGTTYYFAVTAYDVNGNESLRSSEVSKSIY; from the coding sequence ATGCTGGTGACTCTTGCCGTGATGCTGATCGGAAGTGGGATGCTGCTTTCCGAAGCCCAGGCCCTACAAGCCAGTCCGACTAGTTTGACCTTTCAGGCCGTACAGGGTGGTCCCAATCCACCCAGTAAGACGGTGAAGGTCTATAAAAGCAGTAGTCGAAAGGTCAGTTGGAGCGGGAAGGACAATGCCGGTTGGCTGAGTCTTTCACCTACGTCCGGTACTCTGGGAAGTTCCACGCTGCTGACGGTGTCCGTCAATATCAGCGGGCTGGCGGCCGGGACCTATTCCGGAACGGTGACGATCACGACCAGCAGGGGAAGCACCGTGGCGATACCCGTGACGCTCAAGCTCTCAGCTGCGACTTCTTCAACCACCACCGGGACGACGGCCGTTCTGGCGTGGAATGCCAATGCCGAAAGCGACCTAGCCGGATATAAGGTCTATTCCGGGACGTCTTCCGGCCGGTATGGGGCACCGGTTGACGTGGGGAAGTCCACGTCCTATCAGTTTTCGAACCTGAAACTCGGCACCACCTATTACTTTGCCGTGACGGCGTACGATGTGAACGGGAATGAGAGCTTGCGTTCCAGTGAAGTGAGCAAGAGTATTTATTGA
- a CDS encoding thiamine biosynthesis protein ThiS: MLVHLSHPQRQVEIKGPKRTKEVLRELNLVIEAHLVIRGDELVTEDEMLADADQIEIRPVISGG, from the coding sequence ATGCTTGTTCACCTCAGCCACCCGCAACGCCAAGTTGAAATCAAAGGGCCCAAACGCACCAAAGAGGTGCTGCGCGAACTCAACTTGGTCATTGAGGCGCACCTCGTCATCCGAGGCGATGAACTCGTCACGGAAGATGAAATGCTTGCCGACGCCGACCAGATTGAAATCCGTCCGGTGATCTCCGGCGGCTGA
- a CDS encoding glycoside hydrolase, with protein sequence MKTIQLCFLWHMHQPYYTDPLTGSASMPWVRLHATKAYFDMAFLLERFPEARSTFNFTPSLLLQLEEFSTGRVRDLFLEYAQRQAAELTPTEKAFLIRHFFSANWATMVRPFPRYQELLVKRGVDVQGQDLDRLARQFSTQEFLDLQVWHNLAWFGYGSLQRFPRLAELRAKNRGFTEEDKQEVLALQQTAIRQIVPMYKALQERGQIELTTTPFFHPILPLVIDSEFTRRARPDLPLPARFHAPADADAQVRRAIEYHTHTFGRAPAGLWPSEGSVCPELLPILSKAGIRWLATDEGILYRSLQMADQAWNRHYHLYQPYAVGTAEQPLTMVFRDRDISDAFGFVYHKTTPESAADDVLRRIRGLAYDIPLENGLLAVILDGENPWEHYHDGGERFLSLLFRAFEQDGLHIGHGIRVQLNTVSHALESVPPPQRLEQLHSGSWINQDFKIWIGHQEDNRGWDLLQHTRARLVDLTPSLAPDKARAAWDELYAAEGSDWFWWYGDDFDTDYKQEFDRLFRTHLRNVWTYAGVTPPDILNQPLVEARTPQGLDLVQLPLALITPTLDGMVSNFFEWRGAGTINPTPPLGAMWKSEGLFTSIFFGFDREHLYLRLDLDERTQTRQEHCTADLFIGSGIQQYKLSFALTAEGADTFLLSRADESGLYRDRGSYRTICRRKILELGIPFKELGIEIDTELRLTLTVSEHGMEIARYPHHSPATFNRPGDDFEATMWRV encoded by the coding sequence ATGAAAACCATTCAACTCTGTTTCCTCTGGCATATGCACCAGCCGTATTACACGGACCCGCTCACGGGGTCCGCGAGTATGCCCTGGGTGCGTCTGCACGCCACCAAGGCCTACTTCGACATGGCCTTCCTGCTGGAGCGATTTCCGGAGGCTCGCTCGACCTTTAACTTCACGCCGTCGCTGCTGCTGCAACTGGAGGAGTTCTCCACAGGCCGCGTCCGCGATCTCTTTCTGGAATATGCACAACGCCAGGCGGCCGAGCTGACCCCGACTGAAAAAGCCTTCCTGATCCGCCATTTCTTTTCCGCCAATTGGGCCACCATGGTGCGCCCCTTCCCCCGTTATCAGGAACTGCTGGTGAAACGTGGTGTCGACGTCCAGGGGCAAGACCTCGATCGTCTGGCCAGGCAGTTTTCGACGCAGGAATTTCTGGACCTTCAGGTCTGGCACAATCTCGCCTGGTTCGGCTACGGCAGCCTGCAGCGCTTTCCACGTCTGGCGGAGTTGCGCGCGAAGAATCGGGGCTTCACGGAAGAAGACAAGCAGGAAGTGCTGGCGCTGCAACAGACCGCAATCAGGCAGATTGTTCCGATGTATAAGGCGCTCCAGGAGCGTGGACAGATCGAGTTGACTACCACGCCGTTTTTCCACCCGATTCTTCCGCTTGTGATCGACTCGGAATTCACTCGCCGCGCCAGGCCGGACCTGCCGCTGCCCGCTCGATTCCATGCTCCGGCCGACGCCGACGCCCAGGTGCGACGGGCGATCGAGTACCATACGCACACGTTCGGCCGTGCACCGGCCGGGCTCTGGCCGTCCGAAGGATCAGTCTGTCCTGAGTTGTTGCCCATCCTGAGCAAAGCCGGGATTCGCTGGCTGGCGACGGACGAAGGTATCCTCTACCGGTCGCTCCAGATGGCCGACCAGGCCTGGAATCGTCATTATCATCTCTATCAGCCCTACGCAGTCGGCACCGCGGAGCAGCCACTCACCATGGTGTTCCGCGACCGGGATATTTCCGATGCCTTCGGTTTCGTCTATCACAAGACGACCCCGGAGTCGGCCGCCGACGATGTACTCCGGCGAATCCGCGGGCTTGCATACGACATTCCGCTGGAGAACGGGCTCCTGGCCGTGATTCTCGACGGCGAGAATCCCTGGGAGCATTATCACGACGGCGGCGAGCGCTTCCTCTCCCTGCTGTTTCGTGCCTTCGAACAGGACGGACTGCATATCGGCCATGGCATTCGCGTGCAATTGAACACCGTGAGCCACGCGTTGGAGTCGGTTCCACCCCCTCAACGCCTCGAGCAGTTACATTCCGGCTCCTGGATCAACCAGGACTTTAAAATCTGGATCGGCCACCAGGAAGACAATCGCGGCTGGGACCTCCTGCAGCACACGCGGGCCCGTCTCGTGGACCTCACGCCCTCGTTGGCGCCGGACAAAGCCCGCGCGGCCTGGGACGAACTCTATGCCGCCGAAGGCAGCGACTGGTTCTGGTGGTACGGCGACGACTTCGATACCGACTATAAACAGGAGTTCGACCGCCTGTTCCGCACGCACCTGCGCAACGTCTGGACCTATGCCGGGGTGACGCCGCCCGACATCTTGAATCAGCCCCTGGTCGAGGCCCGCACGCCGCAAGGCCTGGACCTGGTGCAACTCCCGCTGGCGCTCATCACCCCGACCCTCGACGGCATGGTCTCCAATTTTTTCGAATGGCGCGGGGCCGGCACTATCAATCCGACGCCCCCGCTGGGAGCCATGTGGAAGTCCGAAGGACTCTTCACCTCCATTTTCTTCGGGTTCGACCGCGAACATCTCTACCTCCGGCTGGATCTCGATGAACGAACTCAAACGCGCCAGGAGCACTGCACCGCAGACCTATTCATCGGCTCGGGCATCCAGCAATATAAGTTGTCGTTTGCCCTCACGGCCGAAGGCGCGGACACCTTTCTGCTCTCCCGGGCGGACGAGTCCGGCCTCTATCGCGACAGGGGCTCCTACCGCACGATCTGCCGGCGAAAAATTCTGGAACTGGGCATACCGTTCAAAGAACTGGGCATCGAGATCGACACAGAACTACGGTTGACCCTGACGGTGTCGGAACATGGGATGGAAATCGCGCGGTATCCTCACCACAGCCCGGCCACCTTCAACCGGCCGGGAGACGACTTTGAAGCCACGATGTGGCGCGTCTGA
- a CDS encoding sugar ABC transporter permease: MIRTASILRNRDSLAAWTMVAPALLVTMVFALYPVLDSLWLSLHNIFIGLPQLGSPFVGLDNYVALLRDPVAQQALVVTLAFVGLSTILELACGLIIALVIHERFRGRGLVRAAILIPWAIPTVVASQLWRYIFNDQYGFANLLLFGEQVTDYIPWLAYPGMAFGIVVLADVWKTSSFAALLILAGLQVIPDDLYDAARVDGATAWQRFWHITLPLLKPALLLALLFRTMDAFRVFDLVFVMTQGGPGDATQVLQFYGYQTLFTEGRIGYGSAVSVAVFLMILALSLTYLRAIGSSLLERRQP, translated from the coding sequence ATGATCCGCACCGCCTCAATCCTGCGAAATCGCGACAGCCTGGCGGCCTGGACGATGGTGGCACCGGCGCTGCTCGTAACAATGGTCTTCGCACTGTACCCCGTGTTGGATTCGCTCTGGCTCAGCCTGCACAATATTTTCATCGGGCTGCCGCAGCTCGGCAGTCCGTTCGTCGGGCTGGACAATTATGTGGCGCTGCTTCGTGATCCGGTGGCGCAACAGGCACTAGTCGTCACCCTTGCCTTTGTGGGCCTCTCCACGATACTCGAGTTGGCCTGCGGACTGATCATTGCGCTGGTGATTCATGAGCGGTTTCGCGGGCGTGGTCTCGTGCGGGCCGCGATCCTGATTCCCTGGGCCATTCCGACGGTCGTCGCGTCGCAACTGTGGCGCTATATCTTCAATGACCAATACGGGTTCGCCAACTTACTGTTGTTCGGCGAACAGGTCACCGACTATATCCCCTGGCTGGCCTATCCGGGCATGGCGTTCGGCATCGTCGTACTGGCGGACGTCTGGAAGACATCCTCTTTCGCCGCGTTGCTGATCCTGGCCGGCCTCCAGGTGATTCCAGACGATCTCTACGACGCCGCCCGTGTCGACGGCGCTACCGCCTGGCAACGGTTTTGGCACATCACCCTTCCGCTGCTAAAACCCGCGCTGTTGCTCGCGCTACTGTTTCGCACCATGGATGCGTTTCGTGTCTTCGATCTCGTGTTCGTGATGACACAAGGCGGGCCGGGCGACGCCACGCAGGTGCTCCAGTTCTATGGTTACCAAACCCTGTTCACGGAAGGCCGGATCGGATATGGCTCTGCCGTCTCCGTGGCCGTGTTCCTGATGATCCTGGCGCTGTCGTTGACGTACCTGCGCGCCATCGGGTCGAGTCTCCTGGAGCGCAGGCAACCATGA
- a CDS encoding VanZ family protein yields MVSSEIRTAPLVSSFSILRYWGPVCLYAGLIFFGSSVSNPPESVSSLMEKISDKILHLCEYGVFGALAYRACRHGAGAWVARHAGIVAVVGCALYGLSDEIHQLFVPLRQGDPLDLVADSVGATLGAWTWRLTERRAVQSSL; encoded by the coding sequence ATGGTTTCGAGCGAGATACGTACAGCGCCGCTGGTATCGTCTTTTTCGATCCTGCGGTATTGGGGACCGGTCTGTTTGTATGCCGGACTCATTTTCTTCGGGTCTTCTGTTTCCAATCCACCGGAATCCGTTTCGTCGCTAATGGAAAAGATCTCCGACAAGATCTTGCATCTCTGCGAATACGGAGTTTTTGGGGCCTTGGCCTATCGGGCCTGTCGGCACGGAGCGGGTGCTTGGGTGGCCCGACATGCCGGCATCGTAGCGGTGGTCGGTTGTGCGCTCTACGGCCTGAGCGATGAGATCCATCAATTGTTCGTGCCCCTTCGTCAGGGAGATCCGTTGGATCTGGTGGCCGATTCCGTGGGTGCCACGCTCGGGGCCTGGACCTGGCGTCTCACAGAGCGGCGCGCTGTTCAGTCATCCCTGTAG
- a CDS encoding carbohydrate ABC transporter permease, protein MNRRLLLALGIIATVGLSLLPFLWFVLTSFKSQGEIEAAPPAWWPSGNLGFYRAAIFDHHLFDYVLNSVVVAGSTTLLALLLAIPAAYALARLTIPGKQGILALLLCVSMFPQMAIAGPVWRLLDTIGGLNHRWGVVLPYVALTLPLAIWILASFFKELPPELEDAARVDGCGPWGTLFRITLPLATPGIFTAAILILIYAWNEFFFALLILTQPEQQTLPVGIALFQGEFTMPWGELAAASVVATL, encoded by the coding sequence ATGAATCGACGTCTCCTCCTCGCGCTGGGCATCATCGCTACGGTGGGACTGAGTCTGCTACCGTTCCTCTGGTTTGTCCTCACATCGTTCAAGTCGCAAGGTGAGATCGAAGCTGCGCCTCCCGCCTGGTGGCCATCAGGCAACCTGGGATTCTATCGCGCTGCCATCTTCGACCATCATCTCTTCGACTACGTGCTGAATAGCGTCGTCGTGGCCGGGTCCACCACGCTGCTCGCCCTTTTGCTCGCCATCCCGGCAGCCTACGCGCTGGCCCGGCTGACCATCCCCGGGAAACAAGGGATTCTGGCCCTGTTGCTCTGCGTGTCGATGTTTCCCCAAATGGCCATCGCCGGGCCCGTCTGGCGACTGCTCGACACAATCGGCGGTCTCAACCACCGGTGGGGCGTCGTGTTGCCCTATGTGGCCCTCACCCTGCCGTTGGCGATCTGGATTCTCGCCAGCTTCTTCAAAGAATTGCCGCCCGAGCTCGAAGATGCCGCACGCGTTGACGGATGTGGTCCTTGGGGTACTTTGTTCCGGATCACGTTGCCGCTAGCGACGCCGGGGATCTTCACCGCCGCGATTCTGATCCTGATCTATGCCTGGAATGAATTTTTCTTTGCGCTGCTCATTCTCACTCAACCGGAGCAACAGACATTGCCCGTGGGCATCGCGCTCTTCCAGGGAGAATTCACCATGCCTTGGGGAGAGCTGGCGGCGGCTTCGGTGGTCGCGACCCTT
- a CDS encoding adenine nucleotide alpha hydrolase family protein — translation MNCGKCKTKAVISLPRHNAAFCKGCFTTFVHEQVARAIKSFKMFTPEDRILVAVSGGKDSLALWHILLKLGYRADALYVNLGIGSYSEESHRKVRHYADNVAAAHGANLIVHVVEQEAGAGIRELATILHRPTCSTCGTIKRYQFNRAAVEQDYDVMATGHNLDDEAARLLGNVLHWQDEYLDKQSPTLPASVEGFAKKVKPLCRLSEREIAAYAVVNRIDYIVEECPMAKGSKMILYKEVLNRLETESPGTKQRFYWGFLEKQTKPGPATESMAEKDQRTLHPCTTCGQPTTAEICTYCKMMAKAKTATPR, via the coding sequence ATGAACTGCGGCAAGTGCAAGACTAAAGCCGTCATCAGCCTCCCGCGACACAATGCCGCCTTCTGCAAGGGCTGCTTCACGACTTTCGTGCACGAGCAGGTCGCGCGCGCGATCAAATCGTTCAAGATGTTCACGCCCGAGGATCGCATCCTCGTGGCCGTCTCCGGCGGCAAAGACAGTCTTGCGCTGTGGCACATCCTCCTCAAGCTCGGCTACCGCGCCGATGCGCTATATGTGAATCTCGGCATCGGCAGCTACTCTGAAGAATCGCATCGGAAAGTGCGGCACTACGCGGACAACGTGGCCGCTGCCCACGGAGCAAACCTGATCGTGCATGTCGTCGAGCAGGAAGCCGGCGCCGGCATTCGTGAATTGGCCACCATTCTTCATCGCCCGACCTGTTCGACGTGCGGGACCATCAAGCGGTATCAGTTCAATCGCGCCGCGGTGGAACAGGACTACGACGTGATGGCCACAGGCCACAATCTGGATGACGAGGCTGCTCGCCTCTTAGGCAACGTGTTGCACTGGCAGGATGAATATCTGGACAAGCAAAGCCCCACCTTGCCGGCATCGGTCGAAGGATTCGCCAAGAAGGTCAAACCGCTTTGCCGTCTTTCCGAACGGGAAATCGCCGCTTACGCAGTCGTCAATCGCATCGATTACATCGTCGAAGAATGTCCGATGGCCAAGGGATCCAAGATGATCCTCTATAAAGAGGTCCTCAACCGGCTGGAGACGGAATCACCCGGCACGAAACAACGATTTTACTGGGGGTTTCTCGAGAAGCAGACCAAGCCGGGGCCCGCCACGGAATCCATGGCGGAAAAGGATCAACGCACACTCCATCCCTGCACGACTTGCGGCCAACCGACCACCGCGGAAATCTGTACCTACTGCAAGATGATGGCAAAGGCCAAGACCGCAACGCCGCGTTAG
- the galT gene encoding galactose-1-phosphate uridylyltransferase, whose product MPELRRDPIVGRWVIISTERGGRPQDVSMPSAPLPSASMCPFCPGQERLTPKEILAYRPHASEPDSPNWTVRVIPNKFPALHVEGDMGREGLGLYDRMNGIGAHEVIIETPNHKEHLSDLPANRVEDVLWAYRDRILDLKKDLRLRYILIFKNQGATAGATLEHSHSQLIALPVVPTSVLEEIDGCRQHFQQKERCIYCDILRQESSEGTRVVLENPEFVCLTPYAPRFPFEMWILPKRHAGYFEECQRAQFEFLAPILGEALRRMDTVLARPAYNFILHSSPLHEKTGDFYHWHIEIIPKLTQVAGFEWGTGFYINPVAPEEAAKALRDAEI is encoded by the coding sequence ATGCCTGAACTGAGAAGAGACCCGATCGTCGGCCGCTGGGTCATCATTTCAACCGAACGGGGTGGACGCCCCCAGGACGTGTCTATGCCGTCGGCGCCGCTTCCCTCTGCGTCCATGTGTCCGTTTTGCCCGGGCCAGGAACGTCTGACGCCGAAAGAGATCCTCGCCTATCGGCCCCATGCCTCGGAACCGGACAGCCCGAATTGGACCGTGCGAGTCATCCCCAATAAGTTTCCCGCGCTGCATGTCGAAGGCGACATGGGACGCGAAGGCCTCGGCCTCTACGACCGCATGAACGGGATCGGCGCCCATGAAGTCATCATCGAAACCCCCAATCACAAGGAACACCTCTCCGACCTGCCGGCAAACCGGGTGGAGGATGTGCTCTGGGCCTATCGCGACCGGATTCTCGACCTCAAGAAGGATCTGAGGCTGCGATATATTCTGATCTTTAAAAATCAGGGCGCCACGGCAGGCGCCACGTTGGAGCATAGCCACTCTCAGCTCATCGCCTTGCCGGTCGTACCCACCAGCGTCCTCGAAGAAATCGACGGATGCCGGCAGCATTTCCAGCAGAAGGAACGCTGCATCTATTGCGACATCCTGCGGCAGGAATCGTCGGAAGGCACCCGCGTGGTGCTGGAGAACCCGGAGTTTGTCTGCCTGACCCCCTACGCGCCCCGTTTTCCGTTTGAAATGTGGATCCTTCCCAAGCGTCACGCCGGATATTTCGAAGAATGCCAACGTGCTCAGTTCGAATTCTTGGCGCCTATCCTGGGCGAAGCGCTACGGCGCATGGATACCGTGCTGGCTCGACCGGCCTACAACTTCATCCTACACAGCTCGCCGCTGCACGAAAAAACCGGAGACTTCTATCACTGGCACATCGAGATCATCCCGAAACTCACCCAGGTGGCCGGATTTGAATGGGGCACCGGGTTTTACATTAACCCCGTTGCTCCGGAAGAAGCGGCGAAGGCGCTGCGAGACGCCGAGATCTAA
- a CDS encoding ABC transporter substrate-binding protein gives MRAFFTDSCLQSVPRHLLRASHQRQRRAALLLLWLILFGPPLNDSIAAGPATPPKGQTASITLRFVSWKPDHPRVWDEALAEFTKTHPHISVVRELAPHSSTAYHDLLTQKLKNRDATVDVFFMDVIWVPEFGEAGWARRLDERFTPAMRKEFLPATIEVGRYADHFYGVPSRIDAGLLYYRSDLLTKYGFAPPATWEEVARQADVIVAGERSTNPTLRGYTAQFKQYEGLVCNLLEFIDGHGGSLLTSDGTHSTLAKPEAMAAVQFVRDRVIGRLASRAALTYQEPESLSVFLQGHAVFHRNWPYAWELANNRTRSTIAGQVAVMPLPGFTPGRTAAALGGWLYGISAYSQHPNEAWALIGFLSSQAIQKKFAQEAGIAPSRQALFADPDLLTAAPQLRNHFTVLRSATARPRSPLYPAISHLLQRYFSRALAIDDLDLAQEAAVTDAHIDRLLALTRAAP, from the coding sequence GTGCGCGCCTTTTTCACAGACTCATGTCTTCAGTCCGTACCACGCCATCTGTTGCGTGCCAGTCATCAACGTCAACGCCGTGCGGCGCTACTCCTTCTCTGGTTGATTCTCTTCGGTCCACCACTCAACGATTCGATCGCCGCCGGACCTGCCACGCCGCCCAAGGGACAGACGGCCTCCATCACGCTCCGATTCGTCTCCTGGAAACCCGATCACCCGCGCGTGTGGGACGAGGCCCTCGCCGAGTTCACCAAAACCCATCCTCATATTTCGGTCGTGCGCGAACTGGCCCCGCACAGCTCGACCGCCTATCACGATCTCCTGACGCAAAAGCTGAAAAATCGCGACGCCACGGTCGACGTCTTTTTCATGGATGTGATCTGGGTGCCGGAGTTTGGGGAAGCCGGTTGGGCCCGTCGGCTCGACGAGCGATTTACTCCGGCCATGCGCAAGGAATTTCTCCCCGCCACTATTGAAGTCGGCCGATATGCCGACCATTTTTACGGCGTTCCGAGTCGCATCGATGCCGGGCTGCTCTACTATCGATCGGACTTGCTGACCAAGTACGGCTTCGCTCCCCCGGCGACATGGGAGGAGGTTGCCAGACAGGCGGACGTCATCGTCGCCGGGGAACGATCGACGAACCCGACCCTGCGCGGGTACACGGCGCAATTCAAACAGTACGAAGGCCTCGTCTGTAACCTGCTGGAGTTCATCGACGGCCACGGCGGGAGCCTGCTGACGTCGGATGGAACACATTCCACTCTGGCTAAACCTGAAGCGATGGCCGCCGTGCAGTTCGTTCGTGACCGGGTGATCGGCCGGCTTGCATCACGCGCGGCGTTGACCTATCAAGAACCGGAATCCCTCTCCGTCTTTCTTCAAGGCCATGCAGTCTTTCACCGCAACTGGCCTTACGCCTGGGAACTGGCCAACAACCGGACTCGATCGACCATCGCCGGACAGGTCGCCGTGATGCCTCTTCCCGGATTCACTCCGGGACGCACGGCCGCGGCACTCGGCGGCTGGCTCTACGGCATCAGCGCCTACTCACAGCATCCGAACGAAGCCTGGGCGCTCATCGGGTTTCTTTCCAGCCAGGCCATACAAAAGAAGTTCGCACAGGAGGCCGGCATCGCCCCCTCCCGTCAGGCGCTGTTTGCCGATCCCGACCTGCTGACAGCAGCGCCGCAACTCCGGAACCACTTCACCGTCCTCCGCTCCGCGACGGCTCGCCCGCGTTCCCCCCTGTACCCCGCGATCTCGCATTTACTACAGCGTTATTTCAGCCGTGCCCTTGCCATCGACGACCTCGACCTTGCTCAGGAAGCGGCCGTGACCGACGCTCACATCGATCGGCTACTCGCCCTCACGAGGGCTGCGCCATGA